Proteins encoded together in one Musa acuminata AAA Group cultivar baxijiao chromosome BXJ3-6, Cavendish_Baxijiao_AAA, whole genome shotgun sequence window:
- the LOC135641387 gene encoding protein TAPETUM DETERMINANT 1-like, protein MPLPLPARGCCGSCPRLAAALARPLPLLALGSGCHHLRPPPFRNHRVHMRCRMSVMPPPFASKPLPAHDRDARLRGGTTLMCVSGLRATVTSSSSSSSSKSTNRIGNQCSMDDIVLHQDATPPLPSGIPTYTVNVQNLCPLKDGCAMGQIHLSCGKFSSARQINPRIFRRLSINDCLLNDGRPLRPGETISFQYANSFSYPMAVSSATCVPSA, encoded by the exons ATGCCGCTGCCACTACCTGCGCGCGGCTGCTGCGGTTCCTGCCCGCGCTTGGCTGCCGCCTTGgcgcggccgctgccgctgctcgcgcttGGCAGCGGTTGCCACCATCTGCGGCCACCGCCCTTCCGCAATCACCGCGTTCACATGCGGTGCCGGATGTCCGTGATGCCGCCACCGTTCGCAAGCAAACCTCTGCCTGCGCACGACCGTGATGCGCGGCTGCGGGGTG GTACAACCTTGATGTGTGTTAGTGGTTTGCGTGCAACGGTGAcgtcttcgtcctcctcctcttcctccaaatcGACAAATCGGATAGGAAACCAGTGCAGCATGGATGACATCGTGTTGCACCAAGACGCGACGCCGCCGCTGCCCAGTGGGATCCCAACGTACACGGTGAATGTGCAGaatctttgcccgttgaaagacGGGTGTGCCATGGGCCAAATCCACCTAAGCTGCGGCAAGTTTAGCAGCGCTCGCCAAATCAACCCCCGCATCTTCCGCCGCCTCAGCATCAACGACTGCCTCCTCAACGACGGCCGCCCCCTCCGCCCGGGCGAAACCATCTCTTTCCAGTACGCCAACTCCTTCTCTTACCCCATGGCTGTTTCCAGCGCCACCTGCGTCCCCTCAGCCTAA
- the LOC135641388 gene encoding TPD1 protein homolog 1-like, whose translation MSPEQLRMRTVIALILLLTFGTTLMCVSGLRATVTSSSSSSSSKSTNRIGNQCSMDDIVLHQDATPPLPSGIPTYTVNVQNLCPLKDGCAMGQIHLSCGNFSSARQINPRVFRRLSVNDCLLNDGRPLRPGETISFQYANSFSYPMAVSSATCVPSA comes from the exons ATGTCGCCGGAGCAGCTGAGGATGAGAACTGTTATAGCGCTAATACTTCTGCTTACCTTCG GTACAACCTTGATGTGTGTTAGTGGTTTGCGTGCAACGGTGAcgtcttcgtcctcctcctcttcctccaaatcGACAAATCGGATAGGAAACCAGTGCAGCATGGATGACATCGTGTTGCACCAAGACGCGACGCCGCCGCTGCCCAGTGGGATCCCAACGTACACGGTGAATGTGCAGaatctttgcccgttgaaagacGGGTGTGCCATGGGCCAAATCCACCTAAGCTGCGGCAATTTTAGCAGCGCTCGCCAAATCAACCCCCGCGTCTTCCGCCGCCTCAGCGTCAACGACTGCCTCCTCAACGACGGCCGCCCCCTCCGCCCGGGCGAAACCATCTCTTTCCAGTACGCCAACTCCTTCTCTTACCCCATGGCTGTTTCCAGCGCCACCTGCGTCCCCTCAGCCTAA